AGAACAGATGGCATAGTGGAGAACATAGAAGCTGACCAAAGTTACTTCATGAGCGAAGTGAACCAAGTGGATAAGGCAAACTTCGACAGGAATCTGGGAAATATAAGCCCATGTAGCCCAGCTGAAGATGCTTACTCCCCAAACAAGAATGCTCTATACTTTCTGACTCTCCACCCAAATGGTTTTCAATGGAATCGTGAGATCATGGGAGACCTTGAAGAAGAAGGATCAACAAAAATACGGCCTTCGGGTTGGAACGAAGACGTTGATTATGTCTGAGTCTTCATtattcgaaaagatttcggcctatatgGCTGAGAACAAAAGAATAGTGGCTCTCGAAACCAAAATTATTGACATGGCTATTGGGGCCAAAAGTATTATGCTGAATGATGCAAAGCAGGGGGCAAACTTAATACCAAAACCTCCTGAAGAACAGGTACACAAAGATACGTTTAATCAAAGGCTAGACGCTATCTATGACGAAGAGACTTCTTTGCTGCAACTTCATTCGAACCaccaggtatgttgaatggattgcaaaTAAAGTTCCAGTTATTAAGAAAAATGGTTCTTTAAGAGtgtgtatagattttcgtgatctgaatgcaacaactcctaaggatgaataccCAATgcatgtggcagaaatgctagttgaCTCGGCTGCAGGATATGAATATCTTAGTATGCTCGATGGTTATTCCGggtataatcaaattttcattgtAGAAGAGGATGTTTCtaaaacagcatttcgttgcccaggggcaataggaaCTTACGAGTGgatcgttatgccttttggtcttaaaaaTGCTAGGGCAACATACCATCGTGCAATGAACTCTATTTTTCATGATTACATTGAAACCTTCATGCAGGTTTATATAGATGACATAGTAATAAAGTCTATATCAGACGGAGATCATCTAAcccatctaagccaatcattcgaaagaatgagaaaacatggcttgaagatgaatcctctTAAATGTGCATTTtgtgtgcaggctggagattttaTGGGCTTCGTGGTCCACAAAAAGGGGATAgagattaatcagaataaaacaaaggctatcatGGAGACTAAAGCACCATCCACTAAGAAAGAATTGCAATCTTTGTTAGGGAAGATAAATTTCCTGAGgagatttattttaaatttaagtggTCAAATTCAAGCCTTCTCTCCTCTTTTGCGTCTGTGACATGGAAATTTCGAGTGGACAAATGAACACCAAGAGGCATTCGAAAAGATAAAGCAGTATCTAATGAATTCGCCTATCTTGTCGCCACCAAGTGGAAAGAAGCCTATGAGACTGTATATATCAGCTTCATACACTACTATAGGtagtatgttagcacaagaagatgaaaatggcattgaGAGGGCCATATATTATCTACGTAGGGTATTAAATGATGCAAAAACTAGATACACTTCGATAGAAAAGTTGTGCCTATGTTTGCATTTTTCAtgtactaaactcaaatatatataAAGCCAATAGATTTGTATGTATCTTCACATTTTGATGTTATCAAGTACATGTTATCAAATCCAATAATGCACAGTCGGATTGGCAAATGGGCTCTAGCCCTAATTGGGTACTCTTTGGCTTTTatgcctttaaaagctatgaagggGCAAGTAGTCTCAGATTTTATAGTGGATCACGCAGTGGTCGAAACTCCTCAACTCCTAGTTTAGTTGAAGCCTTGGAGATTGTTCTTCGACGGTTCCACCCATAAAGATGGTAGTGGAGTTGGGATTCTACTAATTTCTCCcaatggaattccaacaaaactcaagtatagAATCGAAGGACCCTCGTGCTCAAACAATGACGCAGAGCATGAAGCCTTAATAgcaggacttgaagccttgttggaattaGGGGCAACTAGGGTCAAAATTAAGGGTGACTCAGAATTGGTAATCAAGCAACTGACGAAGGAATATAAGTGCATCAAGGAGAACCTGATCATGTATTTCGTTAttgcaaataggttgcttaaaaaattcgaatatgtagCCATAATGCATGTCCCCAGAATTAAaaatcaagaagctaatgatttAGCACaaatagcttcaggatataaaatCTCAAGGGAGAAGCTACAGGAATTGGtcgaagtaagaggaaaagcaatggcAACCAAATTGTCTCCAAGTGATTTGGAAAGAAATCGTTTAGGTTACGCTAACGAAGAGGAGTTCGAAGTGTTGGCTATTGATGCTTTAATAAGAACATATTTGAGAACTCCAATTATAGAGTATCTTAAAGATCCTTCGGTGAACACAGACAGAAAAACCAAGTATAGAGCGTTGTCGTACATTTTAACGGGAaacgaattattcaagaaaactcctgaaggcaTCTTATTAAAATGTTTGGGTGAGAATGAGGCGTACTTGGAATTATCTAGTGTTCATAGTGGAACATGCGGGGCATATCAAGCAGGCCATAAAATGAAATGGTTGCTTTTCAGATACGGGATGTATTGGCCTACCATGCTAAAGGATTGTATAGAATTTGCTAAAGGCTGTCAAGAATGTCAAATACATGCAGGAATCCAACATGCTCCTGCAAGTGAGCTTCAC
The Vicia villosa cultivar HV-30 ecotype Madison, WI linkage group LG6, Vvil1.0, whole genome shotgun sequence genome window above contains:
- the LOC131613485 gene encoding uncharacterized protein LOC131613485, with the protein product MAENKRIVALETKIIDMAIGAKSIMLNDAKQGANLIPKPPEEQVHKDTFNQRLDAIYDEETSLLQLHSNHQDEYPMHVAEMLVDSAAGYEYLSMLDGYSGYNQIFIVEEDVSKTAFRCPGAIGTYEWIVMPFGLKNARATYHRAMNSIFHDYIETFMQAGDFMGFVVHKKGIEINQNKTKAIMETKAPSTKKELQSLLLKKFEYVAIMHVPRIKNQEANDLAQIASGYKISREKLQELVEVRGKAMATKLSPSDLERNRLGYANEEEFEVLAIDALIRTYLRTPIIEYLKDPSVNTDRKTKYRALSYILTGNELFKKTPEGILLKCLGENEAYLELSSVHSGTCGAYQAGHKMKWLLFRYGMYWPTMLKDCIEFAKGCQECQIHAGIQHAPASELHAIIKPWPFRGWALNLIGEIRPTSSKGQRYILVGIDYFTKWVEVVSLVNVDQEMVIDFIQRQILYRFGIPETITTETITTDQGSVFTGRKMQEFSKEMGLKLLISTPYYAQPNEQVEAANKVIIGLIKKHVGTKPKNWHKTLDQVLWALDMMQSYLSKSTCNQYGSKSKEKSRITYIGR